The following are encoded in a window of Sphaerisporangium siamense genomic DNA:
- a CDS encoding TetR/AcrR family transcriptional regulator, with translation MKSAKNGRDGRTRIIEGALRRFSQDGVSSTTLASLREESGVSVGSFYHHFASKEHVFGVLYSEIATMYQQAFVDELFRHDTAKDGIEAIVAMHMAWCGRHPERARILISERPPRREEPGGPEVAEARRAFFRQVADWWRPHMKNGVLRPVEPTMCYVLWLGPATEMCRLWFSGAHQPTEDEIRTLGEAAWNSLRRASGAS, from the coding sequence GTGAAGAGCGCGAAGAACGGACGTGACGGCCGCACCCGCATCATCGAGGGCGCCCTGCGACGCTTCAGCCAGGACGGGGTCTCCTCCACGACGCTGGCCAGCCTCCGCGAGGAGAGCGGCGTCAGCGTCGGGAGCTTCTACCACCACTTCGCCAGCAAGGAACACGTCTTCGGGGTGCTGTACTCCGAGATCGCGACCATGTACCAGCAGGCGTTCGTCGACGAGCTCTTCCGGCACGACACCGCCAAGGACGGCATCGAGGCGATCGTCGCCATGCACATGGCCTGGTGCGGGCGCCATCCCGAGCGGGCCCGCATCCTGATCAGCGAGCGCCCGCCCCGCCGCGAGGAGCCGGGCGGCCCCGAGGTCGCCGAGGCGCGCCGCGCGTTCTTCCGCCAGGTGGCCGACTGGTGGCGCCCCCACATGAAGAACGGCGTGCTGCGGCCCGTGGAGCCGACCATGTGCTACGTCCTGTGGCTCGGGCCCGCGACCGAGATGTGCCGCCTGTGGTTCTCCGGCGCCCACCAGCCCACCGAGGACGAGATCAGGACGCTCGGCGAGGCCGCGTGGAACAGCCTGAGGCGCGCGTCCGGCGCGTCCTGA
- a CDS encoding DUF3237 family protein gives MVTVQDGDGALLRPPELEYVMTVSLDMTPGSLRRLEGVPGGGDRWSINVAGGRFEGPGMRGRVLPGGIENPRLRPDGTLMINARWLLEEEDGTVIYVRNRGIRRAYDPARMTAWMTRSEPVRASDFYFRVVPTFEVASPRFHWLTENIFVGRLEDPLDSGPPVGQGPTMTYFRVC, from the coding sequence ATGGTGACCGTGCAGGACGGCGACGGCGCACTTCTCCGGCCCCCGGAGCTGGAGTACGTCATGACCGTCAGCCTGGACATGACGCCCGGCAGTCTCCGGAGGCTGGAAGGCGTCCCAGGCGGTGGCGACCGCTGGTCGATCAACGTCGCCGGGGGCCGCTTCGAGGGCCCTGGCATGCGCGGACGGGTGCTGCCCGGAGGCATCGAGAACCCGCGCCTGCGGCCGGACGGCACACTGATGATCAATGCGAGATGGCTACTGGAAGAGGAGGACGGCACGGTCATCTACGTGCGCAACCGCGGGATCAGGCGAGCCTACGACCCGGCCAGGATGACCGCCTGGATGACGAGGTCCGAGCCGGTGCGCGCCTCGGACTTCTATTTCCGCGTGGTTCCGACCTTCGAGGTCGCCTCCCCCCGGTTCCACTGGCTCACCGAGAACATCTTCGTCGGCCGCTTGGAGGACCCCCTGGACTCCGGCCCGCCGGTCGGCCAGGGCCCTACGATGACGTACTTCCGCGTGTGCTGA
- a CDS encoding ABC transporter substrate-binding protein has product MSRSPGSRRYALSISALVTICLLAVAGCTGQGTAARPTGGQGPVRGGNLNVAIPNDPGSLDFVAKPNLLAAHMGDMIFEKLFEVDKNYEARPMLVDAYERSEDGLTYTFTLRKDVTFHDGTPLTSKDVVASMKRWLTGNATGKLVAKQVDDVKAADEHTVRFLLSKPRYGLIKELTTSSAAIYQAKSLEGVGANGLTTPQIIGTGPYRLKSWNVGQKIIFERYDKYVSRGEEDWGGQAGAKHAYLDTITYLVVSDEDALVNGLKAGRWDYAMPSNEKYETLKSDPSLTVATWSSGNVNFILPNRNPASVFHDVRARQGLNLILNKPELNAVGGGGQDITALTGSFAMPANKGMHSTVGADRFQAHDPAQGKKLLEQAGLKPGQVLRIVTTKAYPQLAQWAVVIQQELQEVGVEAKIETYDFTAMLATTMTRPTEWDISMMMYNGSMTTPAQFALMQGFDEQGQAKIAAYDRAADEAGAKAAVDDLQTYIWDQLPGIAISQSKFYAAYTARLRGYDDFYRIFWNAWITR; this is encoded by the coding sequence GTGAGTAGATCACCCGGGTCCCGCCGGTACGCGCTATCGATCTCGGCACTGGTGACGATCTGCCTGCTCGCCGTGGCCGGCTGCACCGGCCAGGGCACGGCGGCCCGTCCGACCGGCGGACAAGGCCCCGTCAGAGGCGGAAACCTCAACGTCGCGATCCCCAACGACCCCGGCTCGCTGGACTTCGTCGCCAAACCCAACCTCCTGGCCGCCCACATGGGCGACATGATCTTCGAGAAGCTGTTCGAGGTCGACAAGAACTACGAGGCGCGGCCCATGCTCGTCGACGCCTACGAGCGCAGCGAGGACGGCCTGACCTACACCTTCACCCTTCGCAAGGACGTCACCTTCCACGACGGCACGCCGCTGACCTCCAAGGACGTCGTCGCGAGCATGAAGCGCTGGCTCACCGGCAACGCGACGGGAAAGCTCGTCGCCAAGCAGGTCGACGACGTCAAGGCGGCGGACGAGCACACCGTGCGGTTCCTGCTCTCGAAGCCGCGCTACGGCCTGATCAAGGAGCTCACCACGTCGTCGGCCGCCATCTACCAGGCGAAGTCCCTGGAGGGCGTGGGTGCGAACGGGCTGACGACCCCCCAGATCATCGGCACCGGCCCGTACCGGCTCAAGTCCTGGAACGTGGGACAGAAGATCATCTTCGAGCGTTACGACAAGTACGTCTCGCGCGGCGAGGAGGACTGGGGCGGCCAGGCCGGAGCCAAGCACGCCTACCTGGACACCATCACCTACCTCGTCGTGTCCGATGAGGACGCGTTGGTCAACGGCCTGAAGGCGGGGCGCTGGGACTACGCCATGCCCTCCAACGAGAAGTACGAGACGCTCAAGAGTGACCCCTCTCTCACGGTGGCCACCTGGAGTTCCGGCAACGTCAACTTCATCCTGCCCAACCGGAACCCCGCCTCGGTCTTCCATGACGTCCGCGCCCGGCAGGGACTCAACCTCATCCTGAACAAGCCCGAACTCAACGCCGTCGGCGGCGGCGGCCAGGACATCACCGCGTTGACCGGCTCCTTCGCCATGCCGGCCAACAAGGGAATGCACTCCACCGTCGGCGCGGACCGGTTCCAGGCCCATGACCCGGCCCAGGGCAAGAAGCTGCTCGAACAGGCCGGCCTGAAGCCGGGACAGGTCCTGCGGATCGTGACGACCAAGGCGTACCCGCAGCTCGCCCAGTGGGCGGTCGTCATCCAGCAGGAGCTGCAGGAGGTCGGCGTCGAAGCCAAGATCGAGACCTACGACTTCACCGCCATGCTGGCGACCACGATGACCCGTCCCACCGAATGGGACATCTCCATGATGATGTACAACGGCAGCATGACCACCCCGGCGCAGTTCGCGCTGATGCAGGGGTTCGACGAACAGGGCCAGGCGAAGATCGCCGCCTACGACCGCGCCGCGGACGAGGCCGGGGCGAAGGCCGCCGTCGACGACCTGCAGACCTACATCTGGGACCAACTGCCGGGCATCGCCATCAGCCAGTCGAAGTTCTACGCCGCCTACACCGCCAGGCTGCGCGGCTACGACGACTTCTACCGCATCTTCTGGAACGCCTGGATCACGCGCTGA
- a CDS encoding ABC transporter permease: MLKILLRRARDLVVVLWVVGTVMFVVIRLVPGDPAVSILGETADPQQLATLRDSLGLSGTWFEQYGAWLGRVLSGDLGSSITFSGPVLPVIIGHIAPTLTLALFSTVISFAIALGITLWGTVRPRSPAARSVTQTASLGMALPQFWVALIVILIFAMVLRWFPPSGYADLLADPVAAVPYLVLPVTVLVIGDVAVYLVFLRESVMNEMSQLYLRTARSKGLSETRVAIGHAVPNALMPVLTVMGGHFATLVGGVVIVETVFVIPGLGSLALQAISTRDYPLVQGVTLFVTLMFVVVNLLVDLSYALIDPKVRVS; encoded by the coding sequence ATGCTGAAGATCCTGCTCCGGCGGGCGCGAGACCTGGTCGTCGTGCTGTGGGTGGTCGGGACCGTGATGTTCGTCGTGATCCGGCTCGTGCCCGGCGACCCCGCCGTGTCGATCCTGGGGGAGACCGCGGACCCCCAGCAGCTCGCCACGCTGCGCGACAGCCTCGGCCTGTCCGGGACATGGTTCGAACAGTACGGCGCCTGGCTCGGCCGGGTCCTGTCCGGAGACCTCGGCAGCTCGATCACCTTCTCCGGCCCCGTCCTACCGGTGATCATCGGGCACATCGCGCCCACTCTCACCCTGGCGTTGTTCAGCACGGTGATCAGCTTCGCCATCGCGCTGGGGATCACGCTGTGGGGCACCGTCCGCCCACGAAGCCCGGCGGCCCGCTCGGTGACCCAGACGGCCTCGCTCGGCATGGCACTCCCACAGTTCTGGGTCGCTCTCATCGTCATCCTGATCTTCGCGATGGTCCTGCGGTGGTTCCCTCCGAGCGGATACGCGGACCTGCTCGCCGATCCGGTCGCGGCGGTCCCTTACCTCGTACTCCCCGTCACCGTGCTGGTCATCGGTGACGTCGCCGTCTACCTCGTCTTCCTGCGGGAGAGCGTCATGAACGAGATGTCGCAGCTGTACCTGCGCACCGCTCGTTCCAAGGGCCTGAGCGAGACCAGGGTGGCCATCGGGCACGCGGTGCCCAACGCGTTGATGCCGGTCCTCACGGTCATGGGAGGTCACTTCGCCACTCTCGTCGGCGGCGTGGTGATCGTGGAGACCGTGTTCGTGATCCCCGGCCTCGGGTCCCTGGCCCTCCAGGCGATCTCGACCAGGGACTATCCCCTGGTACAGGGCGTCACCCTGTTCGTCACGCTCATGTTCGTCGTCGTCAACCTCCTCGTCGACCTCTCCTATGCCCTGATCGACCCGAAGGTTCGAGTCTCGTGA
- a CDS encoding dihydrofolate reductase family protein — MGTVVLDITMSLDGFVATPDHDTERLHAWVFSDAGQTVFGPEVRELMETSWTGAVIAGRRTYDVSGGWGGDPPVPVPYFVISHDVPEGAGERFTFVTDGVRSALEQAQAVAGDGGVYVMGGADIARQFLAAGLLDEIRVHLVPVLLGAGIPLFGGVGPVELEPPRVRCFPRRTELTYRVVGKAS; from the coding sequence ATGGGCACGGTCGTTCTGGACATCACGATGTCGCTGGACGGGTTCGTCGCGACCCCCGACCACGACACCGAGCGGCTGCACGCGTGGGTGTTCAGCGACGCCGGGCAGACCGTCTTCGGTCCCGAGGTGCGCGAGCTGATGGAGACCTCGTGGACGGGCGCGGTGATCGCGGGCAGGCGGACGTACGACGTCTCGGGCGGCTGGGGCGGCGACCCGCCGGTGCCCGTCCCCTATTTCGTGATCTCGCATGACGTTCCGGAGGGCGCCGGCGAGCGCTTCACGTTCGTGACCGACGGCGTGCGCAGCGCCCTGGAGCAGGCGCAGGCGGTCGCGGGCGACGGGGGCGTCTACGTCATGGGCGGCGCGGACATCGCCCGGCAGTTCCTGGCGGCCGGGCTGCTGGACGAGATCCGCGTCCACCTCGTGCCCGTGCTGCTCGGCGCGGGCATCCCTCTGTTCGGCGGTGTCGGACCGGTGGAGCTGGAACCGCCCCGGGTGCGGTGCTTCCCCAGGAGGACGGAGCTGACCTACCGGGTGGTCGGGAAGGCCTCTTAG
- a CDS encoding GNAT family N-acetyltransferase: protein MPAFVTLSGRSVRLEPLSLAVVDDLVAAASEDRSTYAFTRVPVGREEMTSYVEAALAEQADGRTLPFAIRWLHTDRIVGATRLMHLEYWQGPLPWPPGTRGAVGEVPSVADIGYTWLAASAQGTSVNRESKYLMLTHAFETWQVHRITLKADVRNERSRAAIEALGAHLDGVRRADSRGADDTVRDTAYYSILSSEWPAVRERMRMRLGLLEAA from the coding sequence ATGCCCGCTTTTGTCACCCTGTCCGGGCGCTCCGTGCGCCTGGAACCACTCAGCCTCGCGGTGGTCGACGACCTGGTCGCCGCGGCGAGTGAAGACCGTTCCACCTACGCCTTCACTCGGGTTCCCGTAGGCCGGGAAGAGATGACCTCGTACGTCGAGGCCGCTCTGGCTGAGCAGGCGGACGGCCGCACGTTGCCGTTCGCCATCCGGTGGCTGCACACCGACCGCATCGTCGGTGCCACCCGTCTCATGCACCTGGAGTACTGGCAGGGCCCCCTGCCGTGGCCTCCGGGCACGCGGGGCGCGGTGGGCGAGGTCCCGTCCGTGGCGGACATCGGTTACACCTGGCTGGCCGCATCGGCCCAGGGCACCAGCGTGAACCGGGAGAGCAAGTACCTCATGCTCACGCACGCCTTCGAGACCTGGCAGGTCCACCGCATCACCCTGAAAGCAGACGTACGTAACGAACGATCCCGGGCCGCCATCGAGGCCCTCGGCGCACACCTGGACGGTGTGCGGCGGGCGGACAGCCGAGGCGCCGACGACACGGTCCGAGATACGGCGTACTACTCCATCCTGAGTTCCGAATGGCCCGCGGTCCGAGAACGGATGCGCATGAGGCTCGGCCTTCTGGAAGCCGCGTGA
- a CDS encoding LLM class flavin-dependent oxidoreductase gives MKVGLGLPIADVDELLTWARRAESATFTTLGLLDRVVYGNPEPMVTLGAVAGATSTIRLMTEVLIAPLRRPALLAKQAATLDRLSGGRFTLGLGVGVRDDDFRAVGVDRRQRGRILDEQVRALRRVWAGEPYGEGAGPIGPAPARPGGPEVLFGGFVPATAERVAHWGDGFLGAMFPPPEMGRFFRTVERAWREAGREGRPRLVAQANVALGPDEVVAEARREVRDYYRFLEAPGHVAEGMLTTPEAIGRAVREFTDAGADEVMLYCWSPDLGQIDRIALALP, from the coding sequence ATGAAGGTGGGCCTCGGCCTTCCGATCGCCGACGTCGACGAACTGCTCACCTGGGCGCGCCGTGCCGAGTCCGCCACGTTCACCACCCTCGGCCTGCTCGACCGTGTCGTCTACGGCAACCCCGAGCCCATGGTCACCCTGGGCGCGGTCGCGGGCGCCACCTCCACGATCCGGCTGATGACCGAGGTGCTGATCGCGCCCCTGCGCCGGCCCGCACTGCTCGCCAAGCAGGCCGCCACGCTCGACCGCCTCTCGGGCGGGCGCTTCACGCTCGGGCTCGGCGTCGGCGTCCGCGACGACGACTTCCGCGCGGTGGGAGTGGACCGCCGGCAGCGGGGACGGATCCTGGACGAGCAGGTGAGGGCGCTGCGGCGCGTCTGGGCGGGCGAGCCGTACGGCGAGGGGGCCGGCCCGATCGGGCCCGCGCCCGCGCGTCCCGGCGGCCCCGAGGTGCTGTTCGGAGGGTTCGTCCCGGCCACGGCCGAGCGCGTGGCGCACTGGGGCGACGGGTTCCTCGGCGCGATGTTCCCGCCGCCCGAGATGGGCAGGTTCTTCCGGACGGTCGAGCGGGCGTGGCGGGAGGCCGGGCGCGAAGGCCGTCCCCGGCTGGTGGCGCAGGCCAACGTCGCCCTCGGCCCCGACGAGGTCGTGGCGGAGGCCCGGCGGGAGGTCCGGGACTACTACCGGTTCCTCGAAGCGCCCGGCCACGTGGCCGAGGGCATGCTCACCACGCCGGAGGCGATCGGGCGGGCCGTCCGCGAGTTCACCGACGCCGGCGCCGACGAGGTCATGCTGTACTGCTGGTCGCCCGACCTGGGGCAGATCGACAGGATCGCCCTCGCCCTCCCCTGA
- a CDS encoding AfsR/SARP family transcriptional regulator — MASQGDEAGLRFAVLGPVLAWQDGRELELGTPLQRSILAMLLLREGRAVSPTEMIDAIWGDDAPPRALGALRTYVSRLRAVLEPDRSPRMRPELLTSVGRGYALRLPPGALDLAEFERLVGEAETERRNDDPAAAAATLRRALGLWSGEPLAGAVGPYIESQRGRLVERRIGVVETLMRLDLELGRHADVVHELIALISEHPLRERLRGQLMLAYYRCGRQADALAVFGDIRRALVEELGIDPGRELASLHQRILAADPGLAWTRRAPSPDGDGPGKDARAAAAEAPAAEDAEHEGVQEMPRPAQLPAAVSDFTGRREVVNRLRTLLTSAGGAEGVPVAAVSGIGGVGKTALAVHVAHSLHEVFPDGQLYADLRGYGEEPTAPESVLAAFLRALGLPVDIIPDGLAERAALFRSLLADRRMIVLLDNARDAEQVEHLLPGTAGCAAIVTSRVKLADLPSARLVDLEVMEPEEALSLFAAVAGPERVAVERAAAMDVVAICGFLPLAVRIVAARLAARPGWTVASLVPRLADERRRLDEMRIGHLAVDATFSLGYGHLDAGQARAFRLLSLPNGPDISVQAAAALLDLSTIETEDMLESLVDVSLLEAPAPGRYRYHDLLRLFARRHAEANEGTDAGAPATRRLLGFYLASAQAAHRLAYEGSVICEHLTATGIAGRTFTSADEAVLWLTVEAETLFAAIGQAAESARTPETLRLAADLLLAMEPLLESGAYVREFHGRATTVLVSAQAIGDRPSELRCRYVLGRVLFGANRLREADAEFRAALELAEALGDPIVTGETYNALAVVAGRRRRHEEALAWFDSALKAFKESGAIGGEALVASYSSRDHLGLGRTDEAISAAERGLALFSELGSGAGMARARYQLGVVLSRVGRLTEAVVHHAECLDFFRAGGQKVWEQRVCCRLAETFINAERYKDAARHAEQALTLSREIGHPYGEALSLTVLGRALAGLGSVRRSGDCLKRALDIFTRLGSPEADDLRALLKLDQVSD; from the coding sequence ATGGCTAGTCAGGGCGACGAGGCTGGCCTTCGCTTCGCGGTCCTCGGACCGGTGCTTGCCTGGCAGGACGGCCGGGAGCTGGAGCTGGGCACGCCGCTGCAACGGTCCATCCTCGCCATGCTGCTGCTCCGCGAGGGCCGCGCGGTGTCCCCCACGGAGATGATCGACGCCATCTGGGGGGACGACGCGCCGCCGCGGGCGCTCGGCGCGCTGCGGACGTACGTCTCCCGGCTGCGCGCCGTCCTCGAACCGGACCGCTCCCCGCGCATGCGCCCCGAGCTGCTGACCTCGGTCGGGCGCGGCTACGCGCTGCGGCTCCCGCCGGGCGCGCTCGACCTGGCCGAGTTCGAGCGCCTCGTCGGCGAGGCCGAGACCGAGCGCAGGAACGACGACCCGGCCGCCGCCGCGGCCACCCTGCGCCGGGCGCTCGGCCTGTGGTCGGGCGAGCCACTGGCCGGCGCCGTCGGGCCGTACATCGAGAGCCAGCGCGGCCGGCTCGTCGAGCGCCGCATCGGCGTGGTCGAGACCCTCATGCGGCTGGACCTCGAACTCGGCCGGCACGCCGACGTGGTCCACGAGCTCATCGCGCTCATCTCCGAGCACCCGCTCAGGGAACGCCTGCGCGGGCAGCTCATGCTGGCCTACTACCGCTGCGGACGGCAGGCGGACGCGCTCGCCGTCTTCGGCGACATCCGCCGCGCCCTGGTCGAGGAGCTCGGCATCGACCCCGGCCGCGAGCTGGCCTCGCTCCACCAGCGCATCCTCGCCGCCGACCCCGGCCTCGCCTGGACGCGCCGCGCGCCCTCCCCCGACGGGGACGGCCCCGGCAAGGACGCGCGCGCCGCCGCGGCCGAGGCGCCGGCCGCCGAGGACGCCGAGCACGAGGGCGTCCAGGAGATGCCGCGCCCCGCGCAGCTCCCCGCCGCCGTGAGCGACTTCACCGGGCGCAGGGAAGTCGTCAACCGGCTGCGCACGCTGCTGACGAGCGCGGGCGGGGCCGAGGGCGTGCCCGTGGCCGCGGTGTCGGGCATCGGCGGCGTCGGCAAGACCGCCCTGGCCGTCCACGTCGCCCACTCGCTGCACGAGGTGTTCCCCGACGGGCAGTTGTACGCGGACCTGCGCGGATACGGCGAGGAGCCGACCGCCCCGGAGTCGGTGCTGGCCGCGTTCCTGCGCGCGCTCGGGCTGCCGGTCGACATCATCCCCGACGGGCTGGCCGAGCGCGCCGCGTTGTTCCGCTCGCTGCTCGCCGACCGCCGCATGATCGTGCTGCTCGACAACGCCCGCGACGCCGAGCAGGTCGAGCACCTGCTGCCGGGCACGGCGGGCTGCGCGGCGATCGTGACCAGCCGCGTCAAGCTGGCCGACCTGCCGTCCGCCCGCCTGGTCGACCTGGAGGTGATGGAGCCGGAGGAGGCGCTGAGCCTGTTCGCGGCCGTCGCCGGACCCGAGCGCGTGGCCGTCGAGCGCGCCGCGGCCATGGACGTGGTCGCCATCTGCGGGTTCCTTCCGCTCGCCGTCCGCATCGTCGCGGCCAGGCTCGCGGCGAGGCCGGGCTGGACCGTGGCCTCGCTCGTCCCGCGGCTGGCCGACGAGCGGCGGCGGCTGGACGAGATGCGCATCGGCCACCTGGCCGTGGACGCCACCTTCTCCCTCGGGTACGGCCACCTGGACGCGGGGCAGGCCCGCGCGTTCCGGCTGCTGTCGCTGCCGAACGGCCCGGACATCTCGGTGCAGGCGGCGGCCGCGCTGCTGGACCTCAGCACGATCGAGACCGAGGACATGCTGGAGTCCCTGGTCGACGTGAGCCTGCTGGAGGCGCCCGCGCCGGGCCGGTACCGCTACCACGACCTGCTGCGGCTGTTCGCGCGCCGGCACGCCGAGGCGAACGAGGGCACGGACGCCGGGGCGCCGGCGACGCGGCGGCTGCTGGGCTTCTACCTGGCCTCGGCGCAGGCCGCGCACCGGCTCGCCTACGAGGGCAGCGTGATCTGCGAGCACCTGACCGCCACCGGGATCGCGGGCCGCACGTTCACCAGCGCCGACGAGGCCGTCCTGTGGCTGACCGTCGAGGCCGAGACGCTGTTCGCCGCGATCGGGCAGGCCGCCGAGTCGGCCCGCACCCCCGAGACGCTGCGGCTGGCCGCCGACCTGCTGCTGGCCATGGAGCCGCTGCTGGAGTCCGGCGCCTACGTCCGCGAGTTCCACGGCCGCGCGACCACGGTGCTCGTCTCGGCGCAGGCGATCGGCGACAGGCCTAGCGAGCTGCGCTGCCGGTACGTCCTCGGCCGCGTGCTGTTCGGGGCCAACCGGCTGCGCGAGGCGGACGCCGAGTTCCGCGCCGCGCTGGAGCTGGCGGAGGCCCTCGGCGATCCGATCGTCACCGGGGAGACCTACAACGCGCTCGCGGTCGTCGCGGGGCGCCGCCGCCGCCACGAGGAGGCGCTGGCCTGGTTCGACTCGGCGCTGAAGGCGTTCAAGGAGAGCGGGGCGATCGGCGGCGAGGCACTGGTGGCGAGCTACTCCTCGCGCGACCACCTGGGCCTCGGCCGCACGGACGAGGCGATCAGCGCCGCCGAGCGCGGCCTCGCGCTGTTCTCGGAGCTCGGCAGCGGCGCCGGGATGGCACGCGCGCGCTACCAGCTCGGCGTCGTCCTGTCCCGGGTGGGACGGCTCACCGAGGCGGTCGTCCACCACGCCGAGTGCCTGGACTTCTTCCGTGCGGGCGGGCAGAAGGTGTGGGAGCAGCGGGTCTGCTGCCGTCTGGCCGAGACGTTCATCAACGCCGAGCGGTACAAGGACGCCGCGCGGCACGCCGAGCAGGCGCTGACCCTGAGCAGGGAGATCGGGCACCCGTACGGCGAGGCCCTGTCACTGACCGTGCTGGGCCGCGCCCTCGCCGGGCTCGGCAGCGTCCGCAGGAGCGGCGACTGCCTGAAGCGGGCCCTGGACATCTTCACCCGGCTCGGATCCCCCGAGGCCGACGACCTTCGCGCCCTGCTGAAGCTCGATCAGGTCAGCGATTAG
- a CDS encoding dipeptide ABC transporter ATP-binding protein, protein MPAVSETPILDVRGLSVAVSTDTAELELVHHLSVTLERGQTLCVVGESGSGKTVTALSIMRLLEFTAPVRTRGKINIDGTDIVGLPDEEMRRYRGRRIGMIFQEALESLNPSQRIGRQLVEAHHAAQGLRGRRARTPGATDRAERKARGLLAEVGLADTDRIMALYPHQLSGGMQQRVMIAMSLMSDPDLLLADEPTTALDVTTQADILDLFRRVQREHRTACVFITHDMAVAAEMADRIAVMYGGRLVEAGPAADMLTAPRHPYTRALLDCVPQAEVRRTGGLPSIPGSVPGPAERFAGCLYAPRCPRVTERCAGEEPGLAGTGDSRVACWHPATGPVDVEAPALVAPPAPSGDFGTASPLLQVRDVGKTFGSVTRLSRRSRQVRAVRNLSLSVARGEFFGLVGESGSGKTTLGRMIAGLERPSSGSVAVGEDIVLTGGGVQGDKRAFRQRVQIVFQDPQSSLDPRYTVSAIIKEPLRELTPLRGDALDERVRELLDEVGLPASTAGKLPGQLSGGQRQRVAIARAIAPEPELIVADEPTSALDVSVQGQVMNLLLDLKRERGLGFVFITHNLSLVLSVADRIGVMYQGEIVEIGRPEAILSPHAHPYTRRLLQANPKLTIGAPVAPYPAGT, encoded by the coding sequence GTGCCCGCCGTTTCTGAGACGCCGATCCTCGACGTGCGCGGCCTCTCGGTCGCCGTCAGCACCGACACGGCGGAACTCGAACTCGTCCACCACCTGTCCGTGACACTGGAGCGCGGGCAGACGCTCTGCGTCGTCGGCGAGTCGGGCAGCGGCAAGACCGTGACCGCGCTGTCCATCATGCGGTTGCTGGAGTTCACCGCCCCGGTGCGGACCCGGGGAAAGATCAACATCGACGGCACCGACATCGTCGGACTGCCCGACGAGGAGATGCGCCGATACCGGGGCCGCCGGATCGGAATGATCTTTCAGGAGGCGCTGGAGTCCCTCAACCCGTCACAGCGGATCGGCAGGCAACTCGTCGAGGCCCACCACGCGGCGCAGGGCCTGCGCGGGCGACGCGCGCGAACGCCTGGCGCGACGGACCGGGCGGAGCGCAAGGCGCGCGGCCTTCTCGCCGAGGTCGGGCTGGCGGACACCGACCGCATCATGGCGCTCTACCCTCACCAGCTTTCCGGCGGAATGCAACAGCGCGTCATGATCGCCATGTCGCTCATGTCCGACCCGGACCTGCTGCTGGCCGACGAACCCACCACCGCTCTCGACGTGACCACCCAAGCGGACATCCTGGACCTGTTCCGCCGGGTACAACGAGAGCACCGTACGGCATGCGTGTTCATCACCCATGACATGGCCGTCGCCGCCGAGATGGCCGATCGCATCGCGGTCATGTACGGCGGGCGCCTCGTCGAGGCCGGCCCCGCGGCGGACATGCTCACCGCGCCCCGGCACCCCTACACCCGTGCTCTGCTCGACTGCGTTCCGCAGGCGGAGGTGCGCAGGACCGGTGGCCTGCCCTCGATCCCCGGCTCGGTGCCAGGCCCGGCGGAGCGGTTCGCCGGCTGCCTCTACGCCCCGCGATGCCCGCGCGTCACCGAACGGTGCGCGGGCGAGGAGCCGGGCCTCGCCGGCACCGGGGACTCCCGGGTCGCCTGCTGGCACCCCGCGACCGGGCCCGTCGATGTCGAGGCACCGGCGCTCGTCGCCCCGCCGGCGCCGTCCGGCGACTTCGGCACGGCCTCGCCCCTTCTCCAGGTGAGGGACGTCGGCAAGACCTTCGGCTCCGTCACCCGCCTCAGCCGGAGATCACGGCAGGTGCGGGCGGTCAGGAATCTGTCGCTCTCCGTCGCCCGGGGAGAGTTCTTCGGCCTCGTCGGCGAGTCCGGTTCCGGCAAGACGACGCTTGGGCGCATGATCGCCGGGCTTGAACGGCCCTCCTCAGGGAGCGTCGCCGTCGGCGAGGACATCGTGCTCACCGGCGGTGGCGTTCAGGGGGACAAGCGGGCCTTCCGCCAACGGGTGCAGATCGTCTTCCAGGACCCCCAGAGCTCCCTCGACCCGCGCTACACCGTCTCGGCCATCATCAAGGAGCCGTTGCGAGAGCTCACCCCGTTGCGCGGGGACGCGCTCGACGAACGGGTGCGGGAGCTGCTCGACGAGGTGGGGCTGCCCGCCTCCACCGCGGGCAAGCTGCCGGGTCAGTTGTCCGGCGGACAGCGTCAGCGGGTGGCCATCGCCCGCGCCATCGCGCCGGAACCCGAGCTGATCGTCGCCGACGAGCCCACCTCCGCCCTCGATGTCTCCGTCCAGGGCCAGGTCATGAACCTTCTCCTGGACCTGAAGCGGGAACGGGGGCTCGGCTTCGTCTTCATCACCCACAACCTCAGCCTGGTGCTGTCCGTGGCGGATCGCATCGGTGTGATGTACCAGGGCGAGATCGTGGAGATCGGCCGGCCCGAGGCCATCCTCTCCCCGCACGCCCATCCGTACACGAGACGTCTGCTCCAGGCGAACCCCAAGCTCACGATCGGCGCCCCGGTCGCGCCGTACCCGGCCGGCACCTGA